The Arachis ipaensis cultivar K30076 chromosome B03, Araip1.1, whole genome shotgun sequence region TGCATTCAACATTCACTTTATCATCTTTGAATTTTAGTGGTACCACCTATTTTAATATCTAAATTCTTCTAacatgaagaagagaagagaaccAGTAAGAAGAGAGAGAATCTTATCCACAACCACCAAAACCAACAAATATAATTAAATCCTTacctttaaagtttgaaccataaCACAACACAATCAGAAACCATAATATCATCATGGCTACTTTGTTCTCAGTGTGTTCGGGTTCATCTGCTTTTCTGTCTCCATGCACTTCACACACCAGGTGCTTGTCTCTTTTACCCAAAGGATCACCACTTCTTCACCACATCAAGAAACCTTTTTCTGTGAAATCCCTTTCTTCTTTGGAAACTCAAGAAGTATCATCAGTATCAGTGTCACCAGCAGTTACCACCTTCTGGCAATGGCTTAAGGAAGAAGGTGTTATCTCTTCAAAGACACCAGTGAAACCTGGTGTGGTCCCTGAAGGCCTTGGACTTGTTGCAACCAAAGACATATCAAGAAACGAGGTTGTTCTTCAGGTTCCAAAGAGGTTTTGGATTAACCCAGATGCAGTTGCTGCTTCTGAGATTGGGAATGTGTGTAGTGGTCTCAAGCCATGGCTTTCTGTTGCTTTGTTCCTCATTAGGGAGAGGTCAAGGGATGATTCACTTTGGAAGCACTACTTCCCTGTTCTGCCAAAAGAAACTGATTCTACTATATACTGGTgggtttcttttgttttgttttgttttttttttttttaatttctagtgATACAAtggtttgtttttttttgttttttttttttttcattttctagtGATACAATGGTTGGTGAGAATTTGGTAAATATGGACATTGGTTGATTGAGTTGTTAATTGGTTATTCCAGTGCAGGTCAGAGGAGGAGCTCTCAGAGATTCAAGGTTGGTGATCTTATTTTGACACACACATCATTTAATGGTTAACAATAGATAGTTTTGATATTAAATAAATGTGATAATACATTGTTTAATGCAAGTGCATAGAACTTTTTGATATGTATGTGTGCAATGTTATATTATATGCCTGTGTGTGTAAATGTTATTAGATAGGCTGTAATCAGGATTAGGCCTATTGGGAGTTattcatgggttagttatttgTTAGGTCTATAAACTAATGAATTTCCCCCAATGTAAACAACAAGTGTTGAATAATGAATTTGTGTATATAAACTTATAAAGTAATAGGTCTATCACAGACCTAATTGAAGTAATATGCATGTGTAGGTACTCAACTTCTGAACACAACATTGGGTGTGAAAGAGTATGTGCAGAATGAAATTATGAGACTGCAAGAAGAAATCATACTCCCTAACAAGAAGCTTTTTCCTTTTCCTATAACACTGGATGACTTCTTCTGGGCATTTGGAATTCTCAGATCAAGGGCATTTTCTAGACTTCGCAATGAAAATTTGGTTGTTATTCCACTAGCAGACTTGGTAAGGTTCATTTCCTCTCATGCATCCTGCAGTAGTATGCACCATTCACTTCTTCTACTGCAATAACTGTAGATCATAGAGGAGACTAATATAGACATATAAACTGCATGGTATTCCTATGAAGATATTACAATCTTGTGCAGAAAAAATTGATATTTTCCAAATTAAATTTCTGGATCAGATAAACCACAGTGCAAGAGTAACTACAGAAGATCATGCTTATGAAGTTAAAGGAGCTGCAGGCCTTTTCTCTTGGGATTACTTATTTTCCCTAAGAAGCCCCCTTTCTGTCAAGGCTGGGGAACAGGTGAAGGCTTTTACCTtctgtttcttcttgttttttgGTCTAATTATACACAACATTATATTAAAATGATGAACATTAACTCCATCATAGGGGTTTCCACCAAGAGTTATCCAGCTCTGCATGTCAAATTGCTGTGAACTATACGCATTAGTGCTAATTTTTTGGTGCCAATTCCAATTTCATCTCCATTCTTGATAATGTGAATTGCAATCATACTATAGTTAAACATAACAATGGAAGAAACTCCTCACTGCAGATATATATCCAATATGATTTGAACAAAAGCAACGCCGAGTTGGCTCTGGACTATGGCTTCATCGAACCAAATTCTGACCGTAATGCATATACCTTGACACTTGGAATACCCGAGTCCGACCCTTTCTATGATGACAAACTAGACATTGCAGAGACCAATGGTTTTGGTGAGACAGCATACTTTGACATATTCTACAACCAACCACTTCCACCAGGGATGATTCCATACCTGAGACTTGTAGCTCTAGGAGGTACTGATGCTTTCCTACTGGAAGCGCTATTCAGAAACACTGTCTGGAGTCATCTAGAATTGCCAGTGAGCCGTGACAATGAGGAACTTTTATGCAGGGTTGTTAGAGAGGCCTGCAAATCTGCTCTTGCTGGTTATCATACAACCATTGAAGAGGTATATGATTTTATATTCTAATTTGAGATAAACTCATACACATTAAAGGGTTTCACTTTAGTTTATAGGTAGGTATTCATCAAAACAAAAATGAGGTTCAGTAAATATAAGCATATAAACAAATCTCTACTGAGCAGGTTCATTATTAaattggtatatatatatatatacacatttttttttaattttggagcTTTTGAGCTCAAGAAATAACTAAAAGTCTAAAACACAAGCATTTGAATGGCAGGATAACAAGTTAAAGGAAGCAAAATTAGATTCAAGACTTGCAATAGCAGTCGGAATAAGAGAAGGGGAGAAGAAAGTTCTGCAACAAATTGATGAGGTCTTCAAGGAGAAAGAATCGGAACTGGACCAGTTAGAGTATTACCAAGAAAGGAGGCTCAAGGACCTTGGCCTCTGCGGCGAAAGTGGTGATATACTAGGGGACCTTGAGAAGTTCATGTAATCTTGCAGGAAGCGCCCCCTTAGGGACACTACTATACATTTCCAGAGGACAATGAAACAGAACATTTGGTAGATGGAATCTTTCAAGACAAGTCCATGCCATGCACTCAATCAATCTTTAAAGGGTCTTAATCAATTTTTTTACTAGGTTTATTACATTTACAACCCATTACTTGAATGCTGCTTGCAAAGAGGATAATGTAACGCTTGAATTACACTTCTATACCGGTTATAAATATAGTCAAGATGGTAATGAGAATGAACTTTACAATGCTTGATGTGAGTCTGTGGTTGGAGTAAAAAAATGAAGGGAAAAGATCAAGATACAGCTTTTGCAAAACCTCAATAGAATTAGAAGCTAAtactttcttccttttttttctcctctttcttttccgTGCTTTCCTACAAAATCATGTGTACATAATAAAATTTCTAAGACAGTATGCCAGTGATATGGATTCTTCAACACAGAACTTGAGGAACTTGTGTGAATGtgcaaattttttaaattcatttgTCAAAGTTCAAATTCATAGTTGTGCAGCTGGCATTCCTACATCTGGCGGCCTGTACTCATCTGACTTCACTGGAGTTGCGTGGGCCAAACAGGTCATTGCATTTTGTCCCCTCACAGAGGCACTCTTGAGGGTTGGCATAGAAGTAATCTTCCTCCTTTGGCTTGTCTGACACCCGACGACGAAATGGCTGCCCCATTCTGTTTTCATGAACCTGTCTCACTGCATCTGAAAACTCATCAAATGGAAGGNNNNNNNNNNNNNNNNNNNNNNNNNNNNNNNNNNNNNNNNNNNNNNNNNNNNNNNNNNNNNNNNNNNNNNNNNNNNNNNNNNNNNNNNNNNNNNNNNNNNNNNNNNNNNNNNNNNNNNNNNNNNNNNNNNNNNNNNNNNNNNNNNNNNNNNNNNNNNNNNNNNNNNNNNNNNNNNNNNNNNNNNNNNNNNNNNNNNNNNNNNNNNNNNNNNNNNNNNNNNNNNNNNNNNNNNNNNNNNNNNNNNNNNNNNNNNNNNNNNNNNNNNNNNNNNNNNNNNNNNNNNNNNNNNNNNNNNNNNNNNNNNNNNNNNNNNNNNNNNNNNNNNNNNNNNNNNNNNNNNNNNNNNNNNNNNNNNNNNNNNNNNNNNNNNNNNNNNNNNNNNNNNNNNNNNNNNNNNNNNNNNNNNNNNNNNNNNNNNNNNNNNNNNNNNNNNNNNNNNNNNNNNNNNNNNNNNNNNNNNNNNNNNNNNNNNNNNNNNNNNNNNNNNNNNNNNNNNNNNNNNNNNNNNNNNNNNNNNNNNNNNNNNNNNNNNNNNNNNNNNNNNNNNNNNNNNNNNNNNNNNNNNNNNNNNNNNNNNNNNNNNNNNNNNNNNNNNNNNNNNNNNNNNNNNNNNNNNNNNNNNNNNNNNNNNNNNNNNNNNNNNNNNNNNNNNNNNNNNNNNNNNNNNNNNNNNNNNNNNNNNNNNNNNNNNNNNNNNNNNNNNNNNNNNNNNNNNNNNNNNNNNNNNNNNNNNNNNNNNNNNNNNNNNNNNNNNNNNNNNNNNNNNNNNNNNNNNNNNNNNNNNNNNNNNNNNNNNNNNNNNNNNNNNNNNNNNNNNNNNNNNNNNNNNNNNNNNNNNNNNNNNNNNNNNNNNNNNNNNNNNNNNNNNNNNNNNNNNNNNNNNNNNNNNNNNNNNNNNNNNNNNNNNNNNNNNNNNNNNNNNNNNNNNNNNNNNNNNNNNNNNNNNNNNNNNNNNNNNNNNNNNNNNNNNNNNNNNNNNNNNNNNNNNNNNNNNNNNNNNNNNNNNNNNNNNNNNNNNNNNNNNNNNNNNNNNNNNNNNNNNNNNNNNNNNNNNNNNNNNNNNNNNNNNNNNNNNNNNNNNNNNNNNNNNNNNNNNNNNNNNNNNNNNNNNNNNNNNNNNNNNNNNNNNNNNNNNNNNNNNNNNNNNNNNNNNNNNNNNNNNNNNNNNNNNNNNNNNNNNNNNNNNNNNNNNNNNNNNNNNNNNNNNNNNNNNNNNNNNNNNNNNNNNNNNNNNNNNNNNNNNNNNNNNNNNNNNNNNNNNNNNNNNNNNNNNNNNNNNNNNNNNNNNNNNNNNNNNNNNNNNNNNNNNNNNNNNNNNNNNNNNNNNNNNNNNNNNNNNNNNNNNNNNNNNNNNNNNNNGAGTTTTCTGTAGATATTCATCAAGGTTGTGCTTTTGCCTTCTATATGAAATCAAATTGTGATTAGCAAAAATATGTGCACATACCTGCGATGGCCTTCAACAAGTTTTGCCATGTTCCCATCATAGGTAGGAATGAAGGCGTTACTGGCTACTGAAACCATAAAATCCAAAGCTGCCATCTGTGATGAATGATTTTGGAACTGCCACAACTCATCATGGGCCAGCATCATttctttttttaactaaaatgAAGCAGAAAATCATACCACAAACAGAAATTATGATTACCACATGAAAACAAGTCATTGTGCATTGCTGAAAATGAAATTTTACTTCAAAAATATGTTGTTGAATCTGCCATATAAATATCAGCGATATAACTTGTAAATGGACAGTTTTACATAACCCCACATATCCACCTAGCCCCGGCAAGAATCATTCAGCACTCTTCAGAATGTTATTTTACTAAATACATAAAATGTGGAAAATCAGCAAATAAACAAAAAAGAGGGGGGGGGGGGGTATATGGGGATGAACTCACAATTTTTGGAAATGCAGCTCTCAGTTGTGCAAGTCTATGCTCGCCACCATAGATCTCACCAGCAGCAATGTAGATCTGCATGTCTCTATCAAAACCTAAGGCTTGGAGAACTAAGGCTGTCTCCTCTGGTGTTAAGGGACATTGACCCTGCAATCTCCTCTCTTCAGACACTATCTCCTTTTCTCTCCACCAAGGGAATGCATACCTGAATTACACGAGCAAGATAATTTTATATTGAATCGATATCTAATTTGACAAGTGGGATAAAGCTTTGTAGTTGTTGCTGGATCTTTAATTTGACAAATTATCAGCTCTAGAGTAGTAGCTTTCATTGCTGTTTCCTTAATGCTTTATTTGGTCAAAGGTGAAGGTACCTAGGGTACAAAAGTGAATACACAAAATCCACTATATAATTCTAGAACCAAAGAATCAAACTCTCCTCAAACTGGGCAGTGCCTTCACCAGCTCATTGACTAGCAATTAGGATTCTCTAACCCAATAAAACATTATTTCTCATTTTCGCAtaattaactaattagaattttacaagactgaaaaaggaaaagaatttGATTGTAGTTTAGCTACAATAGAGGAAAACTAAAAGTTTTCTTGATCCATAACTTCCCTAGTAAATGTCAGATATAAAGCACCTATATCCTCTGTCAAAAACTAGACATAATAAAGTATATTTCCAGCCAAACACCAAACATAAGATACCTCATCCTCTTGAGCTCCTCGGCTTCCTCATGACTGCAACCATGAGTACAGCCTGAGAAAGCCAACATGTCCATCTCATATCTCAGATGCAATGCCACAAAAGGTCCCTTCTCACGAAGAATCCGAATCAATTTCTGCCCCAAAGTCTCAATTTCAGGAGTGAATTTAAGAGCCTGGAAATTAACACGACACCTAAGTTTTTGTAGATCCAATGGCAGACCATTGTTTGCTAGGCGTGCGTCTGTTTTGTTGAAGTGTACCACCTTATGCTTGCTAAAGTGTGGCAGAATCTGCAGTGTGGTGTTGGTAGCATTGAACCCGATTCAATATATCTACTAGAAAGTAAGGAGATACGATAATGTATAAAGAACATTAATTATTTTACTTCCACCAATATCATTAATACATGTACTTTTAGCTTAAATGCAGCTAAATAGAATATGCAGACCATGACCCGAAAAAAAAAATGCAGACCTGCTCCAAGTAATATTTTTCATTGGACCAGCTAATAGGAGCCATCTTAAGGGTGGAATATCCATTTTTAGTATTAAACTTCTTCGGCACTCTTTTCACTATTCGAACTTCATCTCTAAGAGACCCGATGAAATGTGTGACATCAAATATGTCTTCAAAATTACTGCAAAAAGAAAACTACAAAACTTTAAAATGTCAATCGTCAAGGTACCCAACTTAAATGATACTCACAATTTTATTAAAGAAAGGACATACCTAGGGTCTGCCCAAAAAGATTTCTTATCTAGCTCTGGAACAACCAATGTGAGATTCAAAAGTCGAGCAATTGTTACCATGTCACAAATCTGAAATGGAAAACTTTCTAATGAAGATTTAATGTTGTTATAGaaggaacaaaaaaaaaatggaagaatGGAAATACAAACCGCTGCACGCATTTGATTTAAGCCCCCATTGCAGGACACTCTTAGAAATCCATTACTTGTATAATTTCCTACATGATTTCAGGTTATACAGCTTCAATATGTACCAAAATTTGAAAGTTAAACAGAAGAAAGACACAAACAACGAAGTATATCCTATCCACCAAACCTACCTATTTACAAGTGTTGTTTCAGACTACTTACATTCATTGACATGATTCTTTTAACAACTAACAGtataatattaaaaatcaaaACATGGAGCAACATCATGTTTCATTCAAGCCCATCTGTAATAATTAGTAAAAATTGGGGTCTGGCAAACAAAACTCATAAGTCaaaagcacttaacataaagcataataataataataataaactaaaaCTACTAACTTGCAGGTGGATAAGGTGGAGGGGCTTGAGCAACAGTGGTTTCTGCTAAGAAAGGACGCTGATTAGTGTGATATATTCGACTTGTAATTCCAGAAATGAAATTGGAACGCCACAGTTCAGTGACTGTAAGTAGCTGAATGAGGCATGTCCAAATCACAATGCTTGAACACACTCGAATGAACCAAACCCGCAAACGTGTCCTCGCTATCACAGGTGCTTGAAGCTTATCGCACCTCACCTGAACACCCTCCGATCTAACCTCCATTTCTCTGCCACAAACCACCTCATTGCCGCTCCTTCATCACCATAACCTTCACACACTTTTTACCACAgaggaaaaaaaaatctttttaattaaaaaaaaactcaattaaaGCACAGTGCATTGAAAAGTAGTGACCTAATGAATTACCTCGGAGGAAAACACCTTTGGAGGAATCAAAATCGACCCAGAGAGGGATTTGAAATGGATGACGATGGGTGAGGGTCAAAATTGGATCTTGGTTTCAGCTGAGTGTGAAGCTCTTTGAGGGAACAAAGCAGCGAAAAGGGTGTTATGGAGAAAGCTGACAGAAAGAGGGCGGAAAAGGACGCAGATCCAAGGTGTGAAGAGAGTGAAGAGAAAGAATCAAATCTGAACAACCAAACACAGAAGCCTCATGCATTTGGATTCACTTTTTCTGggagaaaaggaaaaataaatatttattttttaaatctcttttgtttttgtttttgttttttatattgaTAGTTTAAAAGCAAATTATGGTTATATATTTTTAGAACTAGGAAAAAAAAACGGTCGTTAATAATAACGCCAATNNNNNNNNNTTAAGTCCAATAGTCCATATGTTAAAAATTaggaataaaaaaaatctataagAGAAACCGATAGAATTAATACTCATCCTAATTCCTAAAATTtgaaatcatatttaaatttactcttaaaattataattaattcaaTTTAAACCCTAAAATTTATCATAATAACTCGTATTAGTCCCTAAACTAATTTTAATGAATTAATTTGGACTATTTATTTAAATTTCATATAACtgaaatatattaaattttttataaatttaattggCTTTTcaatattttcataaaaataatNNNNNNNNNNNNNNNNNNNNNNNNNNNNNNNNNNNNNNNNNNNNNNNNNNNNNNNNNNNNNNNNNNNNNNNNNNNNNNNNNNNNNNNNNNNNNNNNNNNNNNNNNNNNNNNNNNNNNNNNNNNNNNNNNNNNNNNNNNNNNNNNNNNNNNNNNNNNNNNNNNNNNNNNNNNNNNNNNNNNNNNNNNNNNNNNNNNNNNNNNNNNNNNNNNNNNNNNNNNNNNNNNNNNNNNNNNNNNNNNNNNNNNNNNNNNNNNNNNNNNNNNNNNNNNNNNNNNNNNNNNNNNNNNNNNNNNNNNNNNNNNNNNNNNNNNNNNNNNNNNNNNNNNNNNNNNNNNNNNNNNNNNNNNNNNNNNNNNNNNNNNNNNNNNNNNNNNNNNNNNNNNNNNNNNNNNNNNNNNNNNNNNNNNNNNNNNNNNNNNNNNNNNNNNNNNNNNNNNNNNNNNNNNNNNNNNNNNNNNNNNNNNNNNNNNNNNNNNNNNNNNNNNNNNNNNNNNNNNNNNNNNNNNNNNNNNNNNNNNNNNNNNNNNNNNNNNNNNNNNNNNNNNNNNNNNNNNNNNNNNNNNNNNNNNNNNNNNNNNNNNNNNNNNNNNNNNNNNNNNNNNNNNNNNNNNNNNNNNNNNNNNNNNNNNNNNNNNNNNNNNNNNNNNNNNNNNNNNNNNNNNNNNNNNNNNNNNNNNNNNNNNNNNNNNNNNNNNNNNNNNNNNNNNNNNNNNNNNNNNNNNNNNNNNNNNNNNNNNNNNNNNNNNNNNNNNNNNNNNNNNNNNNNNNNNNNNNNNNNNNNNNNNNNNNNNNNNNNNNNNNNNNNNNNNNNNNNNNNNNNNNNNNNNNNNNNNNNNNNNNNNNNNNNNNNNNNNNNNNNNNNNNNNNNNNNNNNNNNNNNNNNNNNNNNNNNNNNNNNNNNNNNNNNNNNNNNNNNNNNNNNNNNNNNNNNNNNNNNNNNNNNNNNNNNNNNNNNNNNNNNNNNNNNNNNNNNNNNNNNNNNNNNNNNNNNNNNNNNNNNNNNNNNNNNNNNNNNNNNNNNNNNNNNNNNNNNNNNNNNNNNNNNNNNNNNNNNNNNNNNNNNNNNNNNNNNNNNNNNNNNNNNNNNNNNNNNNNNNNNNNNNNNNNNNNNNNNNNNNNNNNNNNNNNNNNNNNNNNNNNNNNNNNNNNNNNNNNGTCCAATAGTCCATATGTTAAAAATTaggaataaaaaaaatctataagAGAAACCGATAGAATTAATACTCATCCTAATTCCTAAAATTtgaaatcatatttaaatttactcttaaaattataattaattcaaTTTAAACCCTATCATAAATCATAATAACTCGTATTAGTCCCTAAACTAATTTTAATGAATTAATTTGGACTATTTATTTAAATTTCATATAACTGAAAAATTTTTTAGCAATCAAGCTTCCGAAAGTTCTAATAGGTATCGATCATATGGAATTTGAGTAAAGAACCCAAATCACAATAAGTTAATGTATTAAATTAACATGTCGTTAACGAAAATCAACTCAAAAACTAATACAAattacaattacaaatttttttaaGCCTTTTAAgcctattaaaattttaaaaatcaaattaaatttaaactCAAATTTCAGTATCAAATTAAATATTATCCGGATAACATGGATTATGATCCATTTTATGATTAGTGGGCGAACTTTTctgatttttaattattagtttagtTATTATAGTCACCGGACTACAAGAATGAAATAGTTACTCGCATTACAGACAGAAATGAGAAAACAATAGATTAAATCCATCTCACAAGCTATAATTACCCTTTTTGGCTTCAACCACAGAGAATGACTGCGTGAAAGTATATTTGAACTGTACAAAATAACCTGAATTAGACCAATTTCTTTTACGGAGTACATCTGAAATTTAAGAAATCAACAACTGcattattagtttattattaattttcatattATATAATATGGTACGAAATTTCTACCATGATAGAGAcaagaatttgttttatttttcttagaaAATTCTGCAGGACAAGTCTTCAATTTAGAAATTTAGATAAACAACAATTTTTATATGTATTCAAACTTCCAAAGACATGAACTATATCCctactttaaaaaaataaaaaataaaaaacctgcttaatgtCTACATATGCAATAAATTTATTCAAAGAGAAAAACTTAGTCAACTAACTTAATCTAAGACGAAACACGGACGGCGAATAAAAGCTAAAAGGTCGTCTTGCTTTTAAATATTAGGGGTGAGAATGGTTAGCGGGTATCCGATTATCCGTTCGAACTCGAACCGAATCAATTAAATTGGTTATGGAATTAACGGGTAATTGATTTAATCCGAACCAAATCGATGATCTTTGTTATTGATCAGTTCGGATATCGGTTCTAGGAGTGCAGAACCCAAACCAACTCatgaacccgatcatatattaattaaataaaaaaaataaaaaaaatatggctTTTAGTGAATTTTGCAACTCGCCTAACACTTTAAAACTAGATAAATATTTCTATTGTCTTTTTGTATTTAGCTTCtaatgtttggattttaatgtgttTTGATTTCAACTTCTTTGAAAGATTATTCATTAGACTTTTGTATTTAgtttctaatatttttattgcacttttctattttcattagacaaagattattcactattaatatgtttggattttaatgaatttaatttttaatatatttggtatttaacatgtttggattatttctattgatgttacacatttattctgtttgttgaatttttaagataaaaatttaattttttttatgaattttaaaatcattgGATACCTAATTacccaaaccgaaccaattatattttgatcgattcaattctaattttattttgaaCTCAAACCAAACCGACCGGTGCTCAGCCTGTTAAATATCCTTTGTGTTTTCTTAGTTCTTATTACTTTACTATTAATTTCTTCCCACTTCAAAACTACGTTACCTCCACCGAATGAAGCTTACATAGCCAGAAACTTTGTTCAGCTTACTGAATGCCATTCAAGCTTCATCATTCCCAAACATTGAAAAAGCTGACAATTCGTAATTGGCGAATTCATTTCTTTCAAAAATATAAGAGTCTAATATAAATTTCATATAtagagaaatttattttttaaaaaatattttaaaaaaatttattttgtcagcaaattcaataaaaaatttaattttttcattTGTACTATTCGACGAAAAtgaattttttatgaatttcatatTCTGGTTAATTATTAATGtagtttattttttatatgaatttcGTTAGATAACcaacacttaattaattaattatcaggCAACTTATCATCAATTGAtaactttattttttaaattgtcattaattaataattatttaaattttatttttttaaataggaTTAAGTTTTTAATTctccattaaaaaaaatattatattattaaattttaaaaatatataattttataaatattttaataaatttataattttaatgatataaaaaaattacaatttttaaatttaaaaatactaaagtctttataattttaaatatctaataaatataattattaatcaaaattttttaaacaaaataat contains the following coding sequences:
- the LOC107631855 gene encoding ribulose-1,5 bisphosphate carboxylase/oxygenase large subunit N-methyltransferase, chloroplastic, with protein sequence MATLFSVCSGSSAFLSPCTSHTRCLSLLPKGSPLLHHIKKPFSVKSLSSLETQEVSSVSVSPAVTTFWQWLKEEGVISSKTPVKPGVVPEGLGLVATKDISRNEVVLQVPKRFWINPDAVAASEIGNVCSGLKPWLSVALFLIRERSRDDSLWKHYFPVLPKETDSTIYWSEEELSEIQGTQLLNTTLGVKEYVQNEIMRLQEEIILPNKKLFPFPITLDDFFWAFGILRSRAFSRLRNENLVVIPLADLINHSARVTTEDHAYEVKGAAGLFSWDYLFSLRSPLSVKAGEQIYIQYDLNKSNAELALDYGFIEPNSDRNAYTLTLGIPESDPFYDDKLDIAETNGFGETAYFDIFYNQPLPPGMIPYLRLVALGGTDAFLLEALFRNTVWSHLELPVSRDNEELLCRVVREACKSALAGYHTTIEEDNKLKEAKLDSRLAIAVGIREGEKKVLQQIDEVFKEKESELDQLEYYQERRLKDLGLCGESGDILGDLEKFM
- the LOC107631856 gene encoding uncharacterized protein At1g04910, with the translated sequence MEVRSEGVQVRCDKLQAPVIARTRLRVWFIRVCSSIVIWTCLIQLLTVTELWRSNFISGITSRIYHTNQRPFLAETTVAQAPPPYPPARNYTSNGFLRVSCNGGLNQMRAAICDMVTIARLLNLTLVVPELDKKSFWADPSNFEDIFDVTHFIGSLRDEVRIVKRVPKKFNTKNGYSTLKMAPISWSNEKYYLEQILPHFSKHKVVHFNKTDARLANNGLPLDLQKLRCRVNFQALKFTPEIETLGQKLIRILREKGPFVALHLRYEMDMLAFSGCTHGCSHEEAEELKRMRYAFPWWREKEIVSEERRLQGQCPLTPEETALVLQALGFDRDMQIYIAAGEIYGGEHRLAQLRAAFPKILKKEMMLAHDELWQFQNHSSQMAALDFMVSVASNAFIPTYDGNMAKLVEGHRRYVHIFLLITI